A single Methanofollis fontis DNA region contains:
- a CDS encoding ORC1-type DNA replication protein — translation MTHHPLMADQTLFRDPDLFDADHLPETFHYRDTQMEALALSLRPALRGGSPLNTVLRGPPGTGKTTAARYIFAQVEETTCRVVPILVSCQAERTAHTVYTKLFTALIGHPPPSHGTSGTSLLAAVGRTLAERGTVLVVGLDDANYLAPKGVLNEVLARILRLHESYPGARTGVVMTDSSTDTDLSRVLDRATYSVLCPNEVAFHPYTAEEVRGILGDRLQVGVYPGVVPPAVLDLVVERTVACGDVRVGLHLLNEAVLHAERAGRTAVEVGDVEAAFAVARHTRLTAGVQTLAPQERAVLSVLAGMVRRGEETTSGRVYEAVAAVEPMCYTRFYERLKRLEALDLVTRRQRKIGQGWTREIVVREGVEEMVGPVPAGSSGASLQSVTGVAEDEKCRYEGGRG, via the coding sequence ATGACACATCACCCCCTCATGGCCGACCAGACGCTCTTCCGCGACCCCGACCTCTTCGACGCCGACCACCTCCCCGAGACCTTCCACTACCGCGACACCCAGATGGAGGCCCTCGCCCTCTCCCTGCGCCCCGCCCTCCGCGGCGGTTCGCCCCTGAACACCGTGCTCCGCGGCCCGCCCGGCACCGGCAAGACCACCGCCGCCCGCTACATCTTCGCCCAGGTCGAGGAGACGACCTGCAGGGTCGTGCCCATCCTCGTCTCCTGCCAGGCGGAAAGGACGGCGCACACCGTCTACACCAAACTCTTCACCGCCCTCATCGGCCACCCGCCACCCTCCCACGGCACCTCCGGCACCAGCCTCCTCGCCGCGGTGGGCCGCACCCTTGCGGAGCGGGGGACGGTGCTCGTCGTCGGCCTGGACGACGCCAACTACCTCGCCCCGAAGGGAGTGCTGAACGAGGTGCTCGCCCGCATCCTCCGCCTGCACGAGAGTTATCCCGGGGCAAGGACCGGCGTGGTGATGACCGACTCCTCCACCGACACCGATCTCTCCCGCGTCCTCGACCGTGCGACCTACTCCGTGCTCTGCCCGAACGAGGTCGCCTTCCACCCCTATACCGCAGAGGAGGTGCGGGGCATCCTTGGCGACCGCCTGCAGGTCGGGGTGTATCCGGGCGTTGTGCCGCCGGCGGTCCTGGACCTCGTCGTCGAACGGACGGTGGCCTGCGGAGACGTGCGGGTGGGGCTGCACCTCCTGAATGAGGCGGTGCTCCATGCCGAGCGGGCGGGGAGGACGGCGGTGGAGGTCGGGGACGTCGAGGCGGCGTTTGCGGTCGCCAGGCACACCCGCCTTACCGCCGGTGTGCAGACCCTCGCACCCCAGGAGAGGGCGGTGCTCTCTGTGCTTGCGGGCATGGTCCGGCGGGGGGAGGAGACGACCTCGGGCCGGGTGTATGAGGCGGTCGCGGCGGTCGAGCCGATGTGTTATACGAGGTTTTATGAACGGTTGAAGAGGCTGGAGGCGCTGGACCTGGTGACGAGGCGGCAGCGGAAGATCGGGCAGGGGTGGACGCGGGAGATCGTGGTGCGCGAGGGGGTGGAGGAGATGGTCGGGCCGGTGCCGGCAGGTTCATCGGGGGCGTCGTTACAGTCTGTTACAGGAGTTGCTGAGGATGAAAAATGTCGATATGAAGGTGGACGGGGATAG